One window of Oncorhynchus masou masou isolate Uvic2021 chromosome 28, UVic_Omas_1.1, whole genome shotgun sequence genomic DNA carries:
- the LOC135518158 gene encoding prostaglandin E2 receptor EP4 subtype-like — translation MNNGTIKDGPREPTIPVIMFILGVVGNVIAIVVLRKSRKEQKETTFYTLVCGLAVTDLLGTLLASPVTIATRVQGKWPGGESLCQYSGFILLFFFLVGLSIICAMSIERYLAINHAYFYNHYVDQKLAALTLAGIYISNVLFCALPAMGLGKVKKQFPETWCFIDWRTNDSTHAAFSYMYAGVSSFLILTTVICNVLVCGALIMMHKRFIRRTSLGTEQGGRIAVLRRRRSFQRMAGAEIQMVILLIATSVVVLICSIPLVLRVFVNQLSMVAFDAHSTPLEKNPDLHAIRIASINPILDPWIYILLRKTVLLKLVEKIKCLFCRMGCRGRGSGVRGQFRCGGEGHPNSSIVSRDSPSLVSRELREVISTSQTFLYLPEGTEGGSRGTGTGGEGRPSPPAVECSLLQDQQTPGGKGMQNDSKKGTLGPSISMRTDGTVDPSPLNRVPSVRKDKTLHVTFTDETLNLQEKCI, via the exons ATGAATAACGGCACGATAAAAGATGGGCCCCGAGAGCCCACTATTCCGGTGATTATGTTTATTTTAGGAGTGGTGGGGAATGTCATCGCCATCGTGGTGCTCCGAAAGTCTCGGAAAGAACAGAAGGAGACCACCTTCTACACGCTGGTGTGCGGCCTTGCAGTGACCGACCTTTTGGGCACGCTGCTGGCCAGCCCCGTCACCATCGCCACCCGTGTGCAAGGGAAGTGGCCGGGAGGAGAGTCACTGTGTCAGTACTCCGGCTtcatccttctcttcttctttctggTCGGCCTCAGCATTATCTGTGCCATGTCCATAGAGAGATACTTGGCCATAAATCATGCATATTTCTACAACCATTACGTGGACCAAAAACTTGCTGCGTTGACGCTTGCGGGAATCTACATCTCCAACGTGCTGTTCTGCGCGCTGCCTGCCATGGGACTCGGTAAGGTGAAAAAGCAGTTCCCAGAGACCTGGTGCTTCATCGACTGGCGGACTAACGACTCCACGCACGCCGCCTTCTCCTATATGTATGCCGGGGTGAGCTCTTTCCTCATCCTCACCACGGTCATATGCAACGTGCTGGTGTGCGGAGCGCTGATTATGATGCACAAGCGGTTCATCCGCAGGACATCGCTGGGTACGGAACAGGGAGGTCGCATAGCTGTCCTCAGGCGCAGACGGAGCTTCCAACGCATGGCCGGCGCAGAGATCCAGATGGTAATTCTGCTCATCGCTACCTCCGTGGTGGTTCTCATCTGCTCCATACCTTTAGTG CTGCGGGTGTTTGTGAACCAGCTGTCTATGGTTGCGTTCGATGCTCATTCAACTCCCCTGGAGAAGAACCCAGATCTCCACGCCATCCGCATTGCCTCCATCAACCCTATCCTGGATCCCTGGATCTACATCCTGCTGAGGAAGACTGTCCTGCTGAAGCTGGTGGAGAAGATCAAGTGTCTGTTCTGCCGTATGGGCTGCCGGGGgcgggggtcaggggtcaggggtcaattTCGCTGCGGAGGTGAAGGTCATCCGAATTCGTCCATCGTATCCCGGGATTCGCCGTCGCTGGTGTCCCGCGAGCTGAGGGAGGTCATCAGTACTTCACAGACGTTTCTTTATTTGCCGGAGGGGACCGAGGGGGGGTctagagggacagggacagggggagagggacgaCCCAGCCCCCCGGCTGTGGAGTGCTCCCTGCTACAGGACCAACAGACACCAGGGGGGAAGGGGATGCAAAATGATTCCAAAAAGGGCACTTTAGGCCCCAGTATATCAATGAGGACAGATGGGACAGTTGATCCTTCACCTCTGAACAGGGTGCCATCGGTCAGAAAAGATAAGACTCTACATGTGACgtttacagacgagacactgaACTTACAGGAGAAATGCATCTGA